The genomic window GCATCGCACCTTGTTCAGCGCCGGCAATTTGACTCAGCCCTTCCATTCGGTCAACGTGGACGTGAACAAGCGAATCTGCTTCCTGGAGTAGGCCGCCGTACGATTGCCCGGCGGCACGGCTGCTCCGCTGCGGCGGGGGGGACGGCACCTGATACAATTGCCACAGCCGTCGAACGCTATTTCCCAACCCGCGTCGACAAATACCTATTCGCTTGTGCGGATTGAGCGGCTGGCTGGGCGATTCAGTTGAACAAGCTGCTGGGAAAACGATTCCGTGCGATCTTGATTCCCCCGAGCATTTTCCCCTTTGTACCCGGAGGATTGACATAGGCTCGAAATGCACTGTCCTTCGGAAGCGTCAGCAATACGCCGTACTGGTCCTCATCGGATCCAGCCTCCAGCTTGCGGTGAGCGATAAGCTGCGCGAGGGCGGGGTAGCCTAGCGCGCATATCTCCCGATCCGCAACGCATACCATCGCAACCACCAGTTTCGACGCAACGCCGCTGACCGTTTGGAGAATGTCTAAATGTTCTGCCGTAAAGGTGAATTGATACTCTTTGTATTTGCCTTTCGGCTTGGATGAATACTTGAGGTAGACGCCAATCGATTCGTTGATTCGGAAAACATTGTGAAGGACGGCACCTTTGATCGTGAACGAGTTTATCGACGTAAATTGCCGATGTTCCGCGATCTGAATTAGCGCTGAACCATGATAAAGATGGTCGTCGTGGATTTTCACCAAAACCCTCCCGCGGTTGTCGTTGGTTGCGATGAATCGCCGTCGCGCAGCTACTTCTTAGTCCTCTTTCGTTTCTCGGACTTGGGATAATTCTGCATCGCTTGGTGTAGTTGGGTCCAAGTCATCTTATGACCGTAAGTGGTATTGGGATACCACACCAGCGCTCCCTTTGAAACCTCCAGCTTACCGAAGATTGAACCATCGATTTTCACCGTAAAGTGAATGTCGGCTTTTCCCAGGTCGCGCGTCGGAAGGTCGAAGGTAACTTCGTGGGCCATGAATGAACTCCGGGTGATTGCATCACGCATTCGTCGGGAGTAACCAATCCGAATTGCGCAATTGTCAGAGACGGTTAAGGAGCCTTTATGCGCTTCGAGGACGATGGTATCAAGCCCGCTAGGAATTTAGCCGTAGAGTTTCGGCGGTTTTCAATGGCAAGGTCAAGTGCGGTTTCGGACGACCCATTTCTCGCGTTCAATCGAGCACCTGCGCCAACCAGTAGTTTGACCACATCCAAAAAACCTCTCTCGGCAGCAATGTGCAATGGCGTGTACCGGTCTGGACTGTGCATGCCTGCCAGCGTCTTCGTATTCCTCCGCGCACCTGCTGACAGCAAGACCGCAGCAATCTCCTTGTTACCCGTCCACGCGGCCAAGTAAAGTGGCGTCCAGCCGAACTCGCTCGATTGGTCAATATCGGCACCGTGCGCGATCAGGTACTGAACGACTTCGGCGTGGCCGTTGATGATCGCTCCGCCAAGGGGAAAATGGCCCGCAGCTGTGGTCGCATTGATATCCGCACCACGTTCGAGGTGATATTGGACGGCAGCAAGGTCACCGGCTTCGGCTGCTGACTTGAGCGTACGTGGTCGCATGTCGATCTTTCCCCGAAAGATTTGACGGCGAAGTCCAGTAGAACATTAGCAGTATTGCAACCGGGGATCGCGTTGTCAATCTTGCAGCGTTCAATCCGATTCCGCGGCGTGTGCCACGTTGTTAGGCAGCGCTGGCCGAAGAACCCGGCGGTAGGAGCGGTCAGCACGCCTAAAAACGGGTGAAAAAAAAGCGGTAGTAAAGCTAGACAATCAGCGATGGCGACCGACTTACCCCGACTGAGCCGTTAGCGTTGACGGGATCTCGCTCAATGCTATTGGTCGCGAGACTAACGTCCGAGGACCTGCGGCACGGCAAGTGCTGTCGCTCGGCCCTTAGGTTGACTTGCGCGCATGCTGCCACCGGCGGCGATTTGACTCAGCCCTTGCATTCGGTCAACGTGGTCCTCGACAAACGCCCTCTCCTGCCGGAACATGATCGCGCAGATGCTCGAATGGTGAGGCGCACCCCACGGATCGAAGTCCAACATGGCGGAAACAAGCAACGCGGCCGGCACGACCGATCTTCATGCGCAGGTGCAAGCCGCGCTGAGCGCGGACATTCATCTGTTGGGCGATCTGCTGGGGGCCATTATCCGCCGGTTGGCCGGAGACGCGGCC from Planctomycetia bacterium includes these protein-coding regions:
- a CDS encoding ankyrin repeat domain-containing protein, producing MRPRTLKSAAEAGDLAAVQYHLERGADINATTAAGHFPLGGAIINGHAEVVQYLIAHGADIDQSSEFGWTPLYLAAWTGNKEIAAVLLSAGARRNTKTLAGMHSPDRYTPLHIAAERGFLDVVKLLVGAGARLNARNGSSETALDLAIENRRNSTAKFLAGLIPSSSKRIKAP